Proteins from a genomic interval of Paenibacillus sp. RC334:
- a CDS encoding response regulator, whose protein sequence is MTPQNILFVDDSPMVLSLLERTLSEERFTLHTAHTTKEALQVLEQHPIDVVVSDLLMPGLDGITFLRMIKKDYPHIVRIILSGHLHTQTILSAINQVGVFRFLTKPLELDDDTLKKILYEALDEAKLNRNRLYTDQNAASNLSVFLDSILNAPYRPYVLLNEQDFVTAVHVALAELYPVGCSLRHPEQEGIQLTAHSLYIPYDESESSDPDLYTLDTLTLGRSSLRLIRLSEIA, encoded by the coding sequence ATGACACCCCAAAACATTCTATTTGTTGACGACAGCCCTATGGTTTTGTCCCTGCTTGAACGGACATTGTCGGAAGAAAGGTTCACCTTACATACCGCTCATACCACCAAAGAAGCCTTGCAGGTGCTGGAGCAGCACCCGATTGATGTCGTGGTTTCCGATCTGCTTATGCCTGGTCTGGACGGGATTACCTTCCTTCGCATGATCAAGAAGGATTATCCCCATATCGTGCGGATCATTTTGTCAGGTCACCTGCATACGCAGACCATTTTATCCGCGATTAATCAAGTGGGCGTATTCCGCTTTTTGACAAAACCACTGGAGCTGGATGATGACACACTGAAAAAAATCCTATACGAGGCGCTTGATGAAGCCAAGCTCAACCGAAACCGCCTGTATACAGACCAGAACGCGGCTTCCAACTTATCGGTATTTTTAGACAGTATTCTGAATGCTCCATACCGACCTTATGTGCTGCTTAATGAGCAAGATTTCGTAACCGCTGTACATGTTGCACTCGCTGAGCTGTATCCTGTCGGCTGCTCGCTTCGTCATCCTGAACAGGAAGGCATTCAGTTAACTGCACACTCACTGTATATACCGTATGATGAGTCGGAATCTTCCGATCCCGACCTGTATACGCTGGATACGCTGACCCTGGGACGTTCATCCTTACGCCTTATCCGCCTTAGCGAGATCGCCTGA
- a CDS encoding glycosyltransferase family A protein: MDKVVILFSTYNNERTIEPCLRSCMWQNYKDLHIVIADDGSEDQTVETIRTLAAGSPVPVTILELPHGERGVARVKAVEEAGRLGAEYILVLDSDMILAEHLIQQSIDFFDHHQDIGALVVPEEAYSEATNFFSKVKVFERNVINNAGDTLGKRSIEAARFWRMSAYESTGGFNAEQIAFEEIQPTLRYIESGGVIRRAVFTRVYHDEKQVYLRDVLRKKAYYFSVMDRTMSSEEGGLRKALERWYFFRPVLYTWSNLKSYIRHPLLTAGMLWMYACLTVIGAAAVLKGGARHSGDLAKADKA, encoded by the coding sequence GTGGACAAAGTGGTCATTCTCTTCTCCACGTACAACAATGAACGGACGATAGAGCCTTGTTTGCGGAGCTGTATGTGGCAAAATTACAAGGATCTGCATATCGTGATTGCCGATGACGGCTCGGAGGATCAGACGGTGGAGACGATTCGTACGCTAGCTGCAGGGAGTCCAGTACCCGTAACGATATTGGAGCTTCCTCATGGAGAGCGGGGAGTCGCGAGAGTCAAGGCGGTTGAGGAAGCCGGACGTTTGGGTGCCGAATACATACTTGTATTGGATTCCGATATGATTTTAGCCGAGCATTTGATTCAGCAGAGCATCGACTTTTTTGACCATCATCAGGACATCGGCGCATTGGTCGTTCCCGAGGAGGCCTATTCGGAAGCGACCAACTTTTTTTCCAAAGTCAAAGTCTTTGAGCGGAATGTGATTAACAACGCGGGTGACACCTTGGGAAAACGTTCGATTGAAGCAGCACGCTTCTGGCGAATGAGCGCTTATGAATCGACAGGCGGATTTAACGCAGAGCAGATTGCTTTTGAAGAAATACAGCCGACCCTGCGTTATATAGAGTCTGGCGGAGTCATCCGGCGGGCGGTATTTACACGTGTATATCATGATGAAAAACAGGTCTATCTGCGTGATGTATTACGTAAAAAAGCCTATTACTTCTCGGTGATGGATCGTACGATGTCGTCTGAGGAGGGGGGATTGCGGAAGGCGCTGGAACGGTGGTACTTTTTCCGTCCGGTGCTATATACATGGAGCAATCTGAAAAGCTATATTCGTCACCCGCTGCTAACGGCGGGGATGCTGTGGATGTATGCATGCCTGACCGTGATTGGGGCAGCCGCCGTGTTGAAGGGCGGCGCCCGTCACTCAGGCGATCTCGCTAAGGCGGATAAGGCGTAA
- a CDS encoding glycosyltransferase family 4 protein, producing the protein MNTIPEQDGKTVVLLLSWRDIRSPKSGGAEIFTHEMLKRSQQDRFQFIHFSPRLEGMPEEEIIDGITYIRKGNIYSVIYYAMRYYRHHRKHIDYVINQANTHQFFTRFWVEAPKRIFFIHQLTREIWFENAGFPLNHIGYRLEPLMLKLARKDRTITVSPSTRYDLLKLGFHPDRVHLLPEGIEFEHWPREQFLTKESNPTFMYAGRFVKYKGIDLVVEAFGELKKKFPQAMLWIAGKTDKTYVAEQLLPIMKRYGLTYGEPDEQGQSQADITFYGFVSEEHKLELMSRAHALVFPSLREGWGLTITEAAAVGTPSIVSNSPGLVDATDFGKSGYLCFHGDVRGLSEQMERAANGGEDYMAMRERAYQYALGFHFDHTAAAFEQLMGDWVKEAEQSGQSGHSLLHVQQ; encoded by the coding sequence GTGAATACAATACCTGAACAGGATGGTAAAACCGTAGTTCTGTTGCTCTCCTGGCGTGACATTCGTTCGCCTAAAAGCGGGGGAGCCGAAATTTTCACCCACGAAATGCTCAAACGCTCACAGCAAGACCGTTTTCAGTTTATTCATTTTTCGCCCAGGCTTGAGGGGATGCCCGAGGAAGAAATCATAGACGGAATTACGTATATCCGAAAAGGAAACATTTATAGCGTCATTTATTATGCCATGCGCTATTATCGCCATCATCGTAAGCATATTGATTATGTGATTAATCAGGCGAACACGCATCAGTTTTTCACCCGTTTCTGGGTGGAGGCGCCCAAGCGAATTTTCTTTATACATCAGCTAACAAGGGAAATATGGTTTGAAAATGCTGGTTTTCCGCTGAACCATATCGGATATCGCCTGGAGCCCTTGATGCTCAAGCTTGCTCGTAAGGATCGGACAATTACCGTATCCCCGTCTACCCGTTATGATCTGCTCAAGCTGGGCTTTCACCCGGATCGTGTTCATCTGTTGCCTGAAGGCATTGAGTTTGAACACTGGCCTCGGGAACAATTCTTAACCAAGGAGTCCAATCCGACCTTTATGTACGCCGGGCGCTTTGTGAAATATAAAGGCATTGATCTGGTGGTTGAAGCTTTTGGAGAGCTTAAGAAAAAATTTCCTCAGGCTATGTTATGGATCGCTGGAAAAACCGATAAAACCTATGTGGCAGAACAATTATTGCCGATTATGAAACGGTATGGATTGACCTACGGAGAACCGGATGAACAGGGACAATCACAAGCGGATATTACCTTTTACGGATTCGTCTCAGAAGAGCATAAGCTGGAACTGATGAGCCGCGCCCACGCGCTCGTTTTCCCTTCCCTGCGTGAAGGCTGGGGCTTGACGATTACCGAAGCAGCGGCTGTGGGGACTCCCAGCATCGTCAGTAATTCACCCGGACTGGTGGACGCGACGGATTTTGGGAAAAGCGGATATCTGTGCTTCCACGGCGACGTCCGGGGATTATCTGAACAAATGGAAAGAGCAGCCAACGGCGGCGAAGACTATATGGCCATGCGTGAGCGGGCGTATCAGTATGCGCTGGGATTTCATTTTGATCATACGGCGGCTGCATTTGAGCAGTTGATGGGAGATTGGGTAAAGGAGGCGGAACAGAGTGGACAAAGTGGTCATTCTCTTCTCCACGTACAACAATGA
- a CDS encoding transporter — protein MTNRLRTLMFPVFNVLLNGFNFFFHIAASWYLTGQAYGQANALLALFALLSVLGLSIQLLTAKLVSKGDRKLPLRSLPLGSLLLKAPLLLTVLAIVILLAFHPLLRSLLGVESGPLFMLYGLVGLHILVSSCRGDLQGRERMLALNVNYYLEVLGKLSLFFILAASGLKLEALLLASCGGMLLSLLHGWAVSVRGLSLLGHTKERIPSGLWKSLGQDFTDSLITNLFILFCISIDMLYVQHYFPEQASGYAIALKYSQLVYYVSYSLIAAFIPKLGAQGHDRQALGKLVAVYAGLMAVAAICVYVGTTFVFPPSIPVLFGSSYQSAEAYIPLGGWVYWLFSIVLFFVHVHVLVGRRKFMFGLLAGAATLLAAFHIAHQNPYDFLLSELIVYGAMSLYFVVDAYVYLFKIKIRGDSTREYNT, from the coding sequence GTGACAAATCGCTTGCGAACATTGATGTTTCCTGTATTTAATGTGCTGCTGAACGGCTTTAATTTTTTCTTCCATATTGCAGCGAGCTGGTATCTTACCGGACAAGCTTATGGTCAGGCGAATGCGCTGCTGGCCCTCTTTGCACTTTTGTCTGTTTTGGGCCTGTCTATTCAGCTATTAACAGCCAAGCTGGTCTCCAAAGGAGACAGGAAGCTTCCATTGCGTAGCCTGCCACTCGGTTCCCTATTGCTAAAAGCACCACTGTTGCTAACCGTGCTTGCCATAGTCATTTTGCTGGCGTTTCATCCGCTGCTGCGCTCGCTATTAGGCGTGGAGTCTGGCCCGCTGTTCATGCTGTATGGCTTGGTAGGGCTGCATATTCTCGTCAGCTCGTGCCGTGGAGATCTACAGGGCAGGGAACGCATGCTGGCGCTGAATGTGAACTATTACTTGGAGGTTTTAGGAAAGCTGAGCCTGTTTTTTATACTGGCTGCGTCAGGGCTGAAGCTGGAGGCTTTGCTGCTGGCAAGCTGTGGGGGGATGCTGCTGTCGCTGCTTCACGGCTGGGCTGTTTCGGTTCGGGGCTTATCCTTACTCGGTCACACTAAGGAACGTATACCTTCCGGGCTATGGAAATCACTAGGCCAGGATTTTACGGATAGTCTTATTACGAATTTATTTATTTTGTTCTGCATCTCCATTGACATGCTGTATGTGCAGCATTACTTTCCCGAACAGGCCAGTGGCTATGCGATTGCGCTGAAATACAGCCAGTTGGTCTATTACGTGTCGTACAGCCTGATTGCCGCCTTTATTCCAAAGCTCGGTGCGCAGGGTCATGATCGCCAAGCCCTGGGCAAGCTGGTTGCCGTCTATGCCGGATTAATGGCTGTTGCAGCTATCTGTGTATATGTGGGCACCACCTTTGTATTCCCGCCCTCTATTCCCGTACTATTCGGGTCTTCATACCAGTCGGCAGAAGCCTATATTCCGCTGGGAGGATGGGTGTATTGGCTGTTTTCTATCGTGCTGTTCTTTGTTCATGTGCATGTGCTGGTGGGCAGACGCAAATTTATGTTCGGGCTGCTGGCTGGAGCTGCGACTTTATTGGCAGCCTTTCATATTGCACATCAAAACCCGTATGACTTTCTGCTATCTGAATTGATTGTTTACGGCGCCATGTCTCTCTATTTTGTGGTAGATGCCTATGTATATTTGTTCAAAATAAAGATAAGGGGGGATTCAACCCGTGAATACAATACCTGA